The following are from one region of the Mustela lutreola isolate mMusLut2 chromosome 7, mMusLut2.pri, whole genome shotgun sequence genome:
- the PCNX4 gene encoding pecanex-like protein 4 isoform X3: protein MEQVLEFGLGGSSMSTHLRLLIMFIISAGTAVTSYFIPSTVGVVLFMTALGFLLSLNLSDMCLVFKHSVTRHRVGTKSKALPSGSEKQFTWKECLFYIIILVLALIETSLLHHFAGFSQISKNSPQAVVGYVLMILLIILWILREIQSVCIFGIFRNPFYPKDVQTVTLFLEKRTRLVKIGVVRRILLNLVSPFAMIAFLSLDSSLQGLHSVSVSIGFTRAFRMVWQHTENALLETVIVSVVHLFISSTDVWWNRSVDTGIRLLLVGIMRDRLIQFISKLQFAVTVLLASWTEKKRRKSTTTLCILNIVFSPFVLVFIIFSTLLSSPLLPLFTLPLFLVGFPRPVQIWPGAVGTAACMCADTVYYDQMVPGLTTALQAAMAAGSLGLLLPGSHYLGRFQDRLIWIMILECGYTYCCINIKGLELQETSCHTAEAQRVDEVFQSAFEQEYSRVCSINEHFGNVLTPYSVLPVKLYSDARNVLSGIIDSHDNLKEFKGDLIKVLVWILLQYCSRRPHVQEVVHKTENKGQASLIILPALNTSPQTQSPEDSDSLNSEILDDWSDDNVFGDEPTIRKGKEEKDQLKVVPGVNFPIPGSVESQGIGEHSGGTVPENSLYKSVILGYPVVDKGKQKDVAYIPLVEFSCSHSHLLRLPEEWTSSCLPNSKMREMSSLFPEEWYQFVLKQLECFHSEENTSSVLEEIAKDRVLKDFYVHAVMTCYFSLFGVDNMVPSPGHILRVYSGVLPWSLALDWLTEKPELFQLALKAFRYTLKLMIDKASLGPIEDFKELTNCLEEYETDWYIGLVSDEKWKEAILQEKPYLFSLGYDPNMGVYTGRVLTLQELLIQVGKLNAEAVKGQWANLSWELLYATNDDEERYSIQAHPLLLRNLTVQAADPPLGYPIYSSKPLHIHLY from the exons ATGGAGCAGGTTTTAGAGTTTGGCCTTGGAGGCTCATCTATGTCAACACACCTCcg gtTGTTAATAATGTTCATCATTTCTGCTGGAACAGCTGTAACATCGTATTTCATTCCCAGCACTGTTGGTGTGGTTCTTTTCATGACTGCACTTGGGTTCTTACTGAGTCTTAACCTAAGTGACATGTGTCTTGTCTTCAAACACAGTGTGACTAGACACAGAGTTGGAACCAAATCTAAGGCTTTACCCAGTGGTTCAGAAAAACAGTTTACTTGGAAGGAGTGCCTTTTCTACATCATCATATTAGTCTTGGCTCTCATAGAAACTAGTCTGCTGCATCATTTTGCTGGTTTCTCACAGATTTCCAAAAACAGTCCTCAGGCTGTTGTTGGCTATGTTTTGATGATATTGCTTATAATACTGTGGATACTTAGAGAAATTCAAAGTGTTTGTATCTTTGGAATTTTCCGAAACCCTTTCTATCCAAAGGATGTGCAAACTGTGACTTTATTCTTAGAAAAGCGAACAAGGCTTGTGAAGATTGGTGTTGTCAGACGGATTTTGCTAAATCTAG TATCACCCTTTGCTATGATAGCATTTCTTTCATTGGACAGTTCCTTACAAGGGCTCCActctgtgtctgtctccattGGATTCACGAGAGCTTTTAGAATG GTATGGCAGCATACAGAAAATGCTTTATTGGAGACAGTCATTGTATCAGTAGTACACTTGTTCATCTCCAGTACGGATGTGTGGTGGAACAGAAGTGTGGATACAGGAATCAGACTCTTACTA GTTGGCATCATGCGTGATCGTCTGATTCAGTTCATCTCTAAGCTGCAATTTGCTGTGACTGTACTTTTAGCATCGTGGACTGAGAAAAAACGTCGAAAGTCAACCACCACTTTATGTATTCTCAACATTGTCTTCTCTCCATTTGTGTTGGTCTTCATCATTTTCTCTACACTACTCTCCTCTCCCTTGctccccctcttcacccttcctTTGTTCTTGGTGGGCTTTCCCCGACCTGTTCAGATTTGGCCAGGAGCAGTGGGCACCGCGGCCTGCATGTGCGCAGACACAGTGTACTACGACCAGATGGTCCCAGGTCTGACCACTGCACTGCAGGCTGCAATGGCAGCTGGAAGTTTAG gtCTCCTCTTACCTGGATCTCATTACTTGGGCCGTTTTCAGGATCGTTTAATATGGATAATGATTCTAGAATGTGGTTATACTTACTGCTGTATTAACATTAAG gGGTTAGAATTGCAAGAGACATCCTGTCATACTGCTGAAGCTCAAAGAGTTGATGAAGTTTTTCAAAGTGCCTTTGAACAAGAATATTCAAGAGTATGTTCTATTAATGAACACTTTGGAAATGTCTTGACACCCTATTCTGTTTTGCCAGTAAAACTCTATTCTGATGCCAGGAATGTTCTATCTGGCATAATCGATTCTCAtgataatttaaaagaatttaaaggtGACCTTATTAAAGTACTTGTGTGGATACTTCTTCAGTACTGTTCCAGAAGGCCTCATGTGCAGGAGGTTGttcacaaaactgaaaataaagggCAAGCATCTCTAATAATCCTGCCTGCTTTGAATACTTCACCACAAACCCAATCCCCAGAAGACTCAGATAGTTTAAATTCAGAAATTTTGGATGATTGGTCTGATGATAATGTTTTTGGTGATGAGCCAActatcagaaaaggaaaagaagaaaaagatcaatTAAAAGTTGTACCAGGTGTAAATTTTCCTATTCCAGGATCAGTAGAGTCTCAGGGTATTGGTGAGCATTCTGGAGGCACAGTTCCTGAAAACAGTCTTTACAAGTCAGTTATATTGGGATACCCTGTTGttgacaaaggaaaacaaaaagatgtggcatatatccCCCTTGTGGAGTTCAGTTGTTCTCATTCTCACTTGTTACGCTTACCTGAAGAGTGGACATCTAGCTGTTTGCCTAATTCCAAGATGAGGGAGATGAGCTCACTCTTTCCAGAAGAGTGGTACCAATTTGTGTTAAAGCAGCTGGAATGTTTTCATTCAGAAGAAAATACCTCAAGTGTCCTGGAAGAAATTGCAAAGGACAgagttttaaaagacttttatgtTCATGCAGTAATGActtgttattttagtttatttggaGTAGACAATATGGTTCCGAGTCCTGGTCATATATTGAGAGTTTACAGTGGCGTTTTGCCTTGGTCTCTTGCCTTGGATTGGCTCACAGAAAAGCCAGAACTGTTCCAACTAGCACTGAAAGCTTTCAG GTAtactctgaaactaatgattGATAAAGCAAGTTTAGGTCCAATAGAAGACTTTAAAGAGCTGACTAACTGCCTTGAAGAATATGAAACTGACTGGTACATTGGTTTGGTATCTGATGAAAAGTGGAAGGAAGCAATTTTACAAGAAAAACCATACTTGTTTTCTCTGGGATATGACCCTAATATG GGTGTTTACACTGGGAGAGTACTTACCCTTCAAGAATTGCTGATCCAAGTTGGGAAGTTAAATGCTGAAGCTGTTAAAGGTCAGTGGGCCAATCTGTCATGGGAATTGCTTTATGCCACAAACGATGATGAGGAACGATATAGTATACAAGCTCATCCACTACTTTTAAGAAACCTTACAGTACAAGCAGCTGATCCTCCCCTGGGATATCCAATTTATTCTTCAAAACCTCTTCACATACATTTGTATTAG